One Agrobacterium vaccinii DNA window includes the following coding sequences:
- a CDS encoding DUF1868 domain-containing protein, producing the protein MHVPFVSPRLARFSATSNEALPRHLGTRFDLSGVFLPEPGNTVVCHLADGSRTQQAIIRARQRLFDTPEADSHLAFTPISSLHMTVFQGIIEYRRTWPFWPKEMPSDSSIEQMTDFYLEKLQRFPQLPAFKMQAIRLSPLGLTLKGATAEDDRIVAEWRDAFAEAFGYRHPDHDTYEFHITFAYIMRWFEPEALPRWQKMLDECLEDLRSTVPVLEMRPPAFCEFSDMNHFEELIVFDPV; encoded by the coding sequence ATGCATGTGCCGTTCGTTTCACCCAGACTCGCCCGCTTCTCCGCCACCAGCAATGAGGCACTGCCGCGTCACCTCGGAACTCGCTTTGATCTGAGCGGCGTGTTTCTGCCTGAACCGGGAAACACCGTCGTCTGCCATCTGGCAGACGGATCGCGCACGCAACAGGCGATCATCAGAGCCCGCCAGCGGCTTTTCGACACGCCGGAGGCCGACAGCCATCTGGCCTTCACACCCATCTCCAGCCTGCATATGACGGTCTTCCAAGGCATTATTGAGTATCGCCGCACCTGGCCCTTTTGGCCGAAGGAAATGCCCAGCGATTCATCCATTGAACAGATGACGGATTTCTATCTGGAAAAACTCCAGAGGTTTCCACAGCTTCCAGCCTTCAAGATGCAGGCTATCCGGCTATCACCGCTTGGCCTTACATTGAAAGGTGCAACGGCTGAGGATGACCGGATCGTTGCCGAATGGCGCGACGCATTTGCCGAAGCGTTCGGCTATCGCCATCCGGACCATGATACCTACGAATTTCACATCACCTTTGCCTATATCATGCGCTGGTTCGAGCCAGAGGCCTTGCCCCGCTGGCAAAAGATGCTGGATGAATGCCTTGAAGACTTGCGATCCACCGTTCCGGTTCTGGAAATGCGCCCGCCAGCATTCTGTGAATTCAGCGATATGAATCACTTTGAGGAATTGATCGTTTTCGACCCTGTTTGA
- a CDS encoding tripartite tricarboxylate transporter substrate-binding protein, translating into MKILNTVTGAVAAAAVSLFALSAAAQTYPQRNITMVVPFAAGGPTDTVARLVAESMSKDLGQQIIVENVGGAGGTLGAGRVASADADGYTVLLHHIGMATSATLYRKLAYNTLEAFDYVGLVTEVPMTILSRKTLETTDLKGLIEYAKANKDTVTVANAGIGAASHLCGMLFMSAIQTPLVTVPYKGTGPAMTDLLGGQVDIMCDQTTNTTKQIQGGTVKAYAVTTPKRLDVLPNVPTSAEAGLPDFEVGVWHGIYTPKGTPAEINERLSKSLQIALKDPNVAARFAELGTTPSPEADGTPAALKAKLESEIPRWKTVIEAAGQYAD; encoded by the coding sequence ATGAAAATTCTCAATACCGTCACAGGTGCCGTGGCTGCTGCTGCCGTATCGCTGTTTGCTCTGTCCGCCGCCGCGCAAACCTACCCGCAGCGCAACATCACCATGGTCGTTCCCTTCGCCGCCGGTGGCCCGACCGATACGGTTGCCCGTCTCGTTGCCGAATCCATGTCGAAGGATTTGGGCCAGCAGATCATCGTGGAAAATGTCGGCGGTGCCGGTGGCACGCTGGGTGCGGGCCGTGTCGCATCGGCCGATGCGGATGGCTACACCGTTCTTCTCCACCACATCGGCATGGCCACCAGCGCCACGCTCTACCGCAAGCTGGCCTACAACACGCTCGAAGCCTTTGATTATGTCGGCCTCGTCACCGAAGTGCCGATGACCATTCTGTCGCGTAAGACACTCGAGACGACCGACCTCAAGGGCCTGATCGAATATGCCAAGGCTAACAAGGACACGGTCACCGTGGCCAATGCGGGTATCGGTGCGGCCTCGCATCTGTGCGGCATGCTGTTCATGAGCGCGATCCAGACTCCGCTCGTCACCGTTCCTTACAAGGGCACGGGTCCGGCCATGACCGATCTTCTCGGCGGTCAAGTCGATATCATGTGCGACCAGACTACCAACACCACCAAGCAGATCCAGGGCGGCACCGTGAAGGCCTATGCGGTGACAACACCGAAGCGTCTGGATGTGCTGCCGAATGTACCGACCTCGGCTGAAGCCGGTCTGCCGGACTTCGAAGTCGGCGTCTGGCACGGCATCTATACGCCGAAGGGCACGCCTGCCGAGATCAACGAGCGCCTGTCCAAGTCGCTTCAGATCGCGCTGAAGGACCCCAATGTCGCGGCCCGCTTTGCAGAACTGGGCACCACGCCATCGCCTGAAGCAGATGGCACGCCTGCGGCCCTCAAAGCCAAGCTCGAAAGCGAGATACCACGCTGGAAGACGGTGATCGAAGCCGCTGGGCAATACGCCGACTAA
- a CDS encoding sensor histidine kinase — protein sequence MRYRWVGIVLVCLGLGGVALTKGSDLIAESYFNEVAAQGGTTLRLAVSALGGHLSRYEPLPALMADHDDIEELVAHPDDQALRLRANIYLKSINDLLKSSDIYIMTLDGETIAASNYDGPASFVGQNFSYRPYFQDAAKGQQSKFFALGTTSHKRGYYFASPILFNAQIKGVIVFKVDIEGIEASFGNGENRIFVNDPEGIIFMTGTPEWLYSAIQPLTPDRIARTEGSRRYADANLTQLAQTLSTFGAHDLMTIREGEQDREYILLSQPMPDAGWTVNVLMDTGSVRTQAKTTMIAIALCLCLAGALVAAMLQRRKRLRDRLIHQAEAQAELERRVEERTADLARVNQDIKHEIAERRQTEKRLRKTQKDLIQAGKLAALGQMSAALSHEFNQPLAAAKTYAESAALLIERGRVEEATNNLNRISVLIDRMAAIGKHLRNFARKPNEKLGPVPLDAVVNDTLEIVNARLKAADAVLDVNFGPSPLLVKAGPIRLQQVLVNIISNAADAVEGLSDRRIHLTARHEGDKVILSIRDRGPGVPPAIMERIFDPFFSTKGVGKGLGLGLSISYNIVKDFGGRLSVTNLPEGGARFDIELDAEAPMEIAAE from the coding sequence GTGAGATATCGCTGGGTCGGCATTGTGCTTGTCTGCCTCGGTCTGGGTGGCGTCGCCCTGACCAAGGGAAGCGATCTGATCGCCGAAAGCTATTTCAACGAGGTGGCGGCCCAAGGCGGAACGACATTGCGGCTGGCGGTGTCTGCACTCGGTGGGCATCTCAGCCGCTATGAGCCGCTGCCTGCGCTGATGGCGGATCACGACGATATCGAAGAGCTCGTCGCCCATCCTGACGATCAGGCTCTGCGCCTTCGCGCCAACATCTACCTGAAATCGATCAACGACCTCCTTAAATCATCCGACATCTACATCATGACGCTGGATGGCGAGACGATTGCCGCCAGCAATTATGATGGACCGGCGAGCTTCGTTGGCCAGAATTTCAGCTACCGCCCCTATTTTCAGGATGCTGCCAAAGGCCAGCAATCAAAGTTCTTCGCGCTTGGCACCACCTCGCATAAACGTGGCTATTACTTTGCCTCGCCCATCCTGTTCAATGCGCAGATCAAGGGTGTGATTGTCTTCAAGGTCGATATCGAAGGCATCGAAGCATCCTTCGGCAATGGTGAAAACCGCATCTTCGTGAACGATCCTGAGGGAATCATTTTCATGACGGGCACACCGGAATGGCTTTATTCCGCCATACAGCCGTTGACGCCGGATAGGATTGCAAGGACTGAGGGTTCGAGGCGTTATGCCGATGCCAACCTGACCCAGCTTGCGCAGACGCTCAGCACCTTCGGCGCGCATGATCTGATGACGATCCGCGAAGGTGAACAGGACCGGGAATATATCTTACTATCCCAGCCAATGCCCGATGCCGGTTGGACGGTTAATGTGCTCATGGACACGGGATCGGTGCGGACGCAGGCCAAGACCACCATGATTGCGATTGCGCTCTGCCTGTGCCTTGCCGGTGCGCTGGTTGCTGCCATGTTGCAACGACGCAAGCGCTTGCGTGACCGACTGATCCATCAGGCAGAAGCCCAGGCCGAACTGGAACGACGCGTCGAAGAGCGCACCGCGGACCTCGCCCGGGTCAATCAGGATATCAAGCACGAGATAGCCGAACGGCGGCAGACGGAAAAACGCCTGCGCAAGACCCAAAAGGATTTGATCCAGGCTGGAAAGCTGGCCGCGCTTGGGCAAATGTCGGCGGCTCTTTCTCACGAATTCAACCAGCCGCTGGCTGCGGCCAAGACCTATGCCGAAAGTGCTGCCCTGCTGATCGAGCGAGGGCGGGTCGAGGAAGCGACCAACAACCTCAATCGCATCTCGGTCCTGATTGATCGGATGGCGGCGATCGGCAAGCATCTTCGCAATTTTGCACGAAAGCCCAACGAGAAGCTCGGCCCGGTGCCGCTGGACGCAGTGGTCAATGATACGCTGGAGATCGTCAATGCGCGGCTGAAGGCGGCAGACGCCGTGTTGGATGTCAATTTCGGGCCCTCACCTCTTCTGGTGAAGGCCGGGCCTATTAGGCTTCAGCAGGTTCTGGTCAACATCATTTCCAATGCAGCCGACGCCGTGGAAGGCCTGAGCGACCGCCGCATCCACCTGACGGCTCGGCACGAGGGTGACAAAGTCATCCTCTCCATCCGTGACCGCGGCCCCGGCGTGCCACCCGCCATCATGGAGCGGATCTTCGATCCGTTCTTTTCCACCAAGGGCGTCGGCAAGGGGTTGGGCCTTGGGCTGTCCATCTCCTACAACATCGTCAAGGATTTCGGCGGGCGCTTGAGTGTGACCAACCTGCCGGAGGGCGGAGCCCGGTTCGATATCGAACTGGATGCGGAAGCGCCGATGGAGATTGCGGCTGAATGA
- the rpmF gene encoding 50S ribosomal protein L32 gives MAVPKRKTSPSKRGMRRSADGLKSATYVEDKNSGELRRPHHIDLKTGMYRGRQVLTPKESA, from the coding sequence ATGGCAGTACCAAAGAGAAAAACAAGCCCGTCCAAGCGCGGCATGCGTCGTTCGGCCGATGGCCTGAAGTCCGCAACCTACGTTGAAGACAAGAACTCCGGCGAACTTCGCCGCCCACACCACATCGACCTGAAGACAGGCATGTACCGTGGCCGTCAGGTTCTGACACCGAAAGAAAGCGCATAA
- a CDS encoding tripartite tricarboxylate transporter TctB family protein, which translates to MKSLSFDATEAICGAFFILLGIFFAWQSYGLELGTAFRMGPGYFPLVLSLILVGLGTLILVRAGKVQGEPLGPIAWRGIFLILPAPIFFGMTVRGLGFVTALFISALIASFASHKMKPLMAVILSIGITIFSVAVFDYGLGLPFQRFGPWLNF; encoded by the coding sequence ATGAAATCACTTTCTTTCGACGCAACAGAGGCGATTTGTGGCGCCTTTTTCATTCTGCTCGGCATTTTCTTTGCCTGGCAATCCTATGGGCTGGAGCTGGGAACGGCGTTTCGCATGGGCCCCGGCTATTTCCCGCTGGTGCTGTCGCTCATTCTCGTCGGGCTCGGCACACTCATCCTCGTGCGGGCTGGCAAGGTTCAGGGCGAACCGCTCGGCCCCATCGCATGGCGCGGCATCTTCCTCATTCTGCCGGCACCGATCTTCTTCGGCATGACGGTGCGCGGCCTGGGTTTCGTCACGGCACTCTTTATCAGCGCACTGATCGCATCCTTTGCATCGCATAAGATGAAACCGCTGATGGCCGTCATCCTGTCCATCGGTATCACCATCTTTTCCGTCGCAGTCTTCGACTACGGTCTTGGCCTGCCCTTCCAGCGCTTCGGCCCCTGGCTCAATTTCTGA
- a CDS encoding sigma-54-dependent transcriptional regulator: MTSSRVLLIDDEEDLRLSTAQALELAGLDVVTVDNADHVFELIGYSFDGVIVSDIRMPGMDGMTLLQKVRELDAEIPVILVTGHGDVQLAVSAMRNGAYDFIEKPFSVQYLAGIIKRAIDRRSLVLENRRLRAVAGKRDDLETRLPGRTQVMVDLRYRIRAIGAADADTLIIGDTGAGKEVVARALHDVSARADKPFVAINCAALPQHLIESELFGHEAGAFPGALRPRYGKFEHARGGTVLLDEIGSMPFDMQGKLLRVLQERTITRLGSNETVELDVRFIATSKADLAQEALAGRFRQDLLYRLNVATVHVPSLAQRRSDIPLLFLQLVREAAARYGRDDLDVPSDIVSTLAMQEWPGNVRELRNAADRLVLGLDGSAADGAQTASENAASLSDKVAEFEKSVLARAIALHKGNLKAVYETLGISRKTLYEKMQKHALTKHGLVDEDLKNLP, translated from the coding sequence ATGACCTCTTCCCGTGTGCTGCTGATCGACGATGAAGAAGACCTTCGACTTTCCACCGCGCAGGCGCTGGAGCTGGCCGGTCTTGACGTCGTCACCGTCGACAATGCCGATCATGTCTTCGAACTGATCGGCTACAGCTTCGATGGTGTCATCGTCAGCGACATCAGAATGCCCGGCATGGACGGCATGACGCTTTTGCAAAAGGTGCGCGAGCTGGATGCGGAAATCCCTGTCATTCTGGTCACCGGCCATGGCGATGTCCAGCTTGCCGTCAGCGCCATGCGAAACGGCGCCTATGACTTCATCGAAAAGCCGTTCAGCGTTCAGTATCTCGCAGGCATCATCAAGCGCGCCATAGACCGGCGCTCGCTGGTGCTGGAAAACCGCCGCCTGCGTGCTGTGGCGGGTAAGCGTGACGATCTGGAAACACGCCTGCCGGGCCGCACGCAGGTCATGGTCGATCTGCGCTATCGCATCCGCGCGATTGGTGCGGCAGATGCCGATACGCTGATCATCGGCGACACCGGTGCCGGAAAGGAAGTGGTCGCGCGTGCGCTTCACGATGTCAGCGCCCGGGCCGACAAGCCCTTCGTCGCCATCAATTGTGCGGCTCTGCCGCAGCATCTCATCGAAAGCGAATTGTTCGGCCACGAGGCGGGCGCTTTTCCCGGTGCGCTGCGCCCGCGTTACGGCAAATTCGAACACGCCCGCGGTGGCACGGTGCTACTGGATGAAATCGGCTCGATGCCCTTTGATATGCAAGGCAAGCTGTTGCGGGTGCTACAAGAGCGTACGATCACCCGCCTTGGCTCAAACGAGACCGTGGAGCTCGATGTGCGCTTTATCGCGACCAGCAAGGCTGATCTGGCGCAAGAGGCGCTGGCGGGCCGCTTTCGGCAGGATTTGCTTTACCGGCTGAATGTCGCAACGGTGCATGTGCCATCGCTTGCGCAGCGTCGCTCCGATATCCCGCTTCTTTTCCTCCAATTGGTGCGCGAGGCGGCGGCGCGCTATGGCCGGGATGATCTCGACGTACCCTCAGACATCGTCTCCACGCTTGCCATGCAGGAATGGCCCGGCAATGTGCGGGAACTGCGAAATGCCGCAGACAGGCTGGTTCTGGGGCTGGATGGCAGTGCCGCCGATGGGGCGCAAACGGCATCCGAAAATGCTGCAAGTCTCTCGGACAAAGTCGCGGAGTTCGAAAAATCCGTTCTGGCACGAGCGATTGCGCTCCACAAAGGCAATCTCAAAGCTGTCTACGAGACGCTCGGAATATCGCGCAAGACGCTTTATGAAAAAATGCAAAAGCACGCGCTGACGAAACATGGCCTGGTTGATGAAGACCTGAAAAACCTGCCCTGA